Proteins from a genomic interval of Zingiber officinale cultivar Zhangliang chromosome 2A, Zo_v1.1, whole genome shotgun sequence:
- the LOC122043288 gene encoding uncharacterized protein LOC122043288 isoform X2 yields the protein MEQKKFLMSAIGVGLGVGIGLASGQAVGQWAAAPRSSSTSGLTPESLEQELRRQVVDWEDSGVTFDEFPYYLSEQTKVILTSTAYVHLKQTDILKYTRNLSPASRAILLSGPTELYQQMLVKALANYYKAKFLLLDVTDFSIKIQNKYGDSSRNKDVFVKKRSMSVTALEKISGLFESFSTVLQKEDPEGSFCKQSSWELTPRSDCANNTQHRKTASLSADMDVHRSEGGSINTVPLQRTSCWSFDDKILIKSLYKVLITVSQISPTILYIRDVQDFISRSEKVYSLFDQLLTKLSGPVIIIGSRLLGTHKGCEDVDARVTTLFPYSVEVKPPEDETRLVTWISQLEKDTKAIQVQDNNNHITEVLAANDLECDDLGSICLSDMKALSTYIEEIVLTAVSYHLMNTKDPQYRNGKLVISSKSLSHGLSIFQENRHCGKDTIKLEVNVESGVGINGDNANASKGENNVISLLPENSEAGKSATVVKDGEATEVAPDNEFEKRIRPEVIPANEIGVTFDDIGALDEIKESLQELIMLPLKRPDLFNGGLLKPCRGILLFGPPGTGKTMLAKAIANDAGASFINVSMSTITSKWFGEDEKNVRALFSVAAKVSPTIIFVDEVDAMLGQRTRVGEHEAMRKIKNEFMTRWDGLLTKSGERILVLAATNRPFDLDEAIIRRFERRIMVGLPSPQSRELILKKLLSKEKVDGIDYKEVAMMTEGYSGSDLKNLCVTAAYRPVKELLQRERSKELEKEKENTGEGDSSSANSANTGENGETAVVLRPLNMDDLKQAKNQVSASFAAEGSVMNELKQWNDLYGEGGSRKRQQLTYFL from the exons ATGGAGCAGAAGAAATTTTTGATGTCGGCCATCGGGGTGGGGCTCGGCGTGGGGATCGGGTTGGCGTCGGGCCAGGCGGTAGGGCAATGGGCGGCGGCGCCGAGGTCGTCGTCGACTAGTGGCCTCACGCCGGAATCCCTCGAGCAGGAGCTGCGCCGGCAGGTGGTGGATTGGGAGGATAGTGGAGTTACCTTTGATGAGTTCCCTTATTACCTTAG TGAGCAGACCAAAGTTATACTGACAAGTACAGCCTATGTACATTTGAAACAAACAGACATATTGAAGTACACTAGGAACCTTTCTCCTGCAAGCCGTGCTATTTTGCTTTCAGGCCCTACAG AGCTTTATCAGCAGATGCTTGTGAAGGCTCTGGCCAACTACTACAAGGCTAAGTTTTTGTTGCTGGATGTGACTGATTTCTCCATTAAG ATTCAGAACAAATATGGTGACAGTTCCAGAAATAAAGATGTG TTTGTTAAGAAGAGATCTATGTCAGTCACAGCATTAGAGAAGATTTCTGGTTTATTTGAATCTTTTTCAACCGTTCTCCAGAAGGAGGATCCTGAAG GATCCTTCTGTAAGCAAAGCAGTTGGGAGTTGACGCCAAG ATCTGATTGTGCTAATAACACACAACATCGTAAGACTGCTTCACTCTCAGCTGATATGGATGTCCATAGATCTGAAGGCGGCTCTATAAATACAG TGCCCCTGCAACGAACCAGCTGCTGGTCTTTTGATGATAAAATTCTTATTAAGTCACTTTATAAG GTTCTCATTACGGTGTCTCAGATTAGTCCAACAATCCTTTACATAAGGGATGTTCAGGATTTCATTAGTAGATCAGAAAAAGTATATTCTTTATTTGATCAGCTGTTGACAAAGCTATCAGGGCCAGTGATAATAATTGGTTCGAGATTGTTAGGAACTCATAAAGGATGTGAAGATGTTGATGCAAGAGTTACTACTCTATTCCCTTACAGTGTAGAGGTTAAGCCTCCAGAAGATGAGACCCGTCTTGTTACTTGGATCTCCCAGTTAGAGAAAGATACCAAAGCTATTCAGGTTCAGGATAACAACAATCATATCACAGAGGTTCTCGCAGCAAATGATCTAGAATGTGATGACTTAGGTTCTATTTGTCTCTCAGATATGAAAGCTCTTAGTACGTACATAGAAGAGATTGTCTTGACAGCAGTTTCTTACCATCTGATGAATACCAAAGATCCTCAATATAGAAATGGGAAGCTTGTTATCTCTTCAAAGAG TTTATCACATGGCCTGAGTATTTTTCAAGAAAATAGGCACTGTGGCAAAGACACCATAAAGCTAGAAGTAAATGTTGAATCAGGG GTAGGGATAAATGGCGATAATGCAAATGCCTCAAAGGGGGAAAACAATGTCATTTCTTTATTGCCTGAAAACAGTGAGGCTGGGAAATCAGCAACAGTAGTTAAGGATGGCGAGGCTACG GAAGTTGCCCCAGACAATGAATTTGAAAAGCGGATCAGGCCAGAGGTCATTCCAGCTAATGAAATTGGAGTTACATTTGATGATATAGGTGCCTTGGATGAAATTAAAGAATCCCTCCAAGAACTGATCATGCTTCCTCTCAAACGACCGGACCTCTTTAATGGCGGTCTCCTGAAACCATGCAGAGGAATACTACTCTTTGGACCACCTGGTACAGGAAAGACAATGCTTGCCAAGGCCATAGCAAATGATGCAGGAGCTAGTTTTATTAATGTGTCTATGTCCACCATCACCTCCAAATGGTTTGGTGAAGATGAGAAGAACGTTAGAGCATTGTTTTCTGTTGCTGCAAAGGTTTCCCCTACTATCATTTTTGTGGATGAGGTTGATGCCATGCTCGGACAAAGAACTAGGGTAGGAGAGCATGAAGCAATGAGGAAGATCAAGAATGAGTTCATGACCCGCTGGGATGGACTTTTAACAAAATCTGGTGAAAGGATCCTTGTTCTTGCAGCAACAAACAGACCGTTTGATCTTGATGAAGCCATCATCAGAAGATTCGAGCGCAG GATTATGGTTGGACTACCATCCCCCCAAAGCAGGGAActaattttgaagaaacttctgTCAAAAGAAAAGGTAGATGGAATTGACTATAAGGAAGTTGCAATGATGACAGAGGGATATAGTGGTAGTGATCTTAAG AATCTATGCGTCACAGCAGCGTATCGTCCTGTTAAGGAGCTGCTTCAGAGAGAAAGATCTAAGGAATTG GAAAAGGAGAAGGAGAATACCGGTGAAGGTGACAGTTCATCAGCAAATTCAGCCAATACAGGAGAAAATGGCGAAACAGCAGTTGTCCTTAGGCCATTAAACATGGACGATCTGAAGCAAGCAAAGAACCAA GTTTCTGCTAGTTTTGCCGCGGAGGGTTCTGTGATGAACGAGCTGAAGCAATGGAATGATTTGT
- the LOC122043288 gene encoding uncharacterized protein LOC122043288 isoform X3 encodes MLVKALANYYKAKFLLLDVTDFSIKIQNKYGDSSRNKDVFVKKRSMSVTALEKISGLFESFSTVLQKEDPEGSFCKQSSWELTPRRSDCANNTQHRKTASLSADMDVHRSEGGSINTVPLQRTSCWSFDDKILIKSLYKVLITVSQISPTILYIRDVQDFISRSEKVYSLFDQLLTKLSGPVIIIGSRLLGTHKGCEDVDARVTTLFPYSVEVKPPEDETRLVTWISQLEKDTKAIQVQDNNNHITEVLAANDLECDDLGSICLSDMKALSTYIEEIVLTAVSYHLMNTKDPQYRNGKLVISSKSLSHGLSIFQENRHCGKDTIKLEVNVESGVGINGDNANASKGENNVISLLPENSEAGKSATVVKDGEATEVAPDNEFEKRIRPEVIPANEIGVTFDDIGALDEIKESLQELIMLPLKRPDLFNGGLLKPCRGILLFGPPGTGKTMLAKAIANDAGASFINVSMSTITSKWFGEDEKNVRALFSVAAKVSPTIIFVDEVDAMLGQRTRVGEHEAMRKIKNEFMTRWDGLLTKSGERILVLAATNRPFDLDEAIIRRFERRIMVGLPSPQSRELILKKLLSKEKVDGIDYKEVAMMTEGYSGSDLKNLCVTAAYRPVKELLQRERSKELEKEKENTGEGDSSSANSANTGENGETAVVLRPLNMDDLKQAKNQVSASFAAEGSVMNELKQWNDLYGEGGSRKRQQLTYFL; translated from the exons ATGCTTGTGAAGGCTCTGGCCAACTACTACAAGGCTAAGTTTTTGTTGCTGGATGTGACTGATTTCTCCATTAAG ATTCAGAACAAATATGGTGACAGTTCCAGAAATAAAGATGTG TTTGTTAAGAAGAGATCTATGTCAGTCACAGCATTAGAGAAGATTTCTGGTTTATTTGAATCTTTTTCAACCGTTCTCCAGAAGGAGGATCCTGAAG GATCCTTCTGTAAGCAAAGCAGTTGGGAGTTGACGCCAAG AAGATCTGATTGTGCTAATAACACACAACATCGTAAGACTGCTTCACTCTCAGCTGATATGGATGTCCATAGATCTGAAGGCGGCTCTATAAATACAG TGCCCCTGCAACGAACCAGCTGCTGGTCTTTTGATGATAAAATTCTTATTAAGTCACTTTATAAG GTTCTCATTACGGTGTCTCAGATTAGTCCAACAATCCTTTACATAAGGGATGTTCAGGATTTCATTAGTAGATCAGAAAAAGTATATTCTTTATTTGATCAGCTGTTGACAAAGCTATCAGGGCCAGTGATAATAATTGGTTCGAGATTGTTAGGAACTCATAAAGGATGTGAAGATGTTGATGCAAGAGTTACTACTCTATTCCCTTACAGTGTAGAGGTTAAGCCTCCAGAAGATGAGACCCGTCTTGTTACTTGGATCTCCCAGTTAGAGAAAGATACCAAAGCTATTCAGGTTCAGGATAACAACAATCATATCACAGAGGTTCTCGCAGCAAATGATCTAGAATGTGATGACTTAGGTTCTATTTGTCTCTCAGATATGAAAGCTCTTAGTACGTACATAGAAGAGATTGTCTTGACAGCAGTTTCTTACCATCTGATGAATACCAAAGATCCTCAATATAGAAATGGGAAGCTTGTTATCTCTTCAAAGAG TTTATCACATGGCCTGAGTATTTTTCAAGAAAATAGGCACTGTGGCAAAGACACCATAAAGCTAGAAGTAAATGTTGAATCAGGG GTAGGGATAAATGGCGATAATGCAAATGCCTCAAAGGGGGAAAACAATGTCATTTCTTTATTGCCTGAAAACAGTGAGGCTGGGAAATCAGCAACAGTAGTTAAGGATGGCGAGGCTACG GAAGTTGCCCCAGACAATGAATTTGAAAAGCGGATCAGGCCAGAGGTCATTCCAGCTAATGAAATTGGAGTTACATTTGATGATATAGGTGCCTTGGATGAAATTAAAGAATCCCTCCAAGAACTGATCATGCTTCCTCTCAAACGACCGGACCTCTTTAATGGCGGTCTCCTGAAACCATGCAGAGGAATACTACTCTTTGGACCACCTGGTACAGGAAAGACAATGCTTGCCAAGGCCATAGCAAATGATGCAGGAGCTAGTTTTATTAATGTGTCTATGTCCACCATCACCTCCAAATGGTTTGGTGAAGATGAGAAGAACGTTAGAGCATTGTTTTCTGTTGCTGCAAAGGTTTCCCCTACTATCATTTTTGTGGATGAGGTTGATGCCATGCTCGGACAAAGAACTAGGGTAGGAGAGCATGAAGCAATGAGGAAGATCAAGAATGAGTTCATGACCCGCTGGGATGGACTTTTAACAAAATCTGGTGAAAGGATCCTTGTTCTTGCAGCAACAAACAGACCGTTTGATCTTGATGAAGCCATCATCAGAAGATTCGAGCGCAG GATTATGGTTGGACTACCATCCCCCCAAAGCAGGGAActaattttgaagaaacttctgTCAAAAGAAAAGGTAGATGGAATTGACTATAAGGAAGTTGCAATGATGACAGAGGGATATAGTGGTAGTGATCTTAAG AATCTATGCGTCACAGCAGCGTATCGTCCTGTTAAGGAGCTGCTTCAGAGAGAAAGATCTAAGGAATTG GAAAAGGAGAAGGAGAATACCGGTGAAGGTGACAGTTCATCAGCAAATTCAGCCAATACAGGAGAAAATGGCGAAACAGCAGTTGTCCTTAGGCCATTAAACATGGACGATCTGAAGCAAGCAAAGAACCAA GTTTCTGCTAGTTTTGCCGCGGAGGGTTCTGTGATGAACGAGCTGAAGCAATGGAATGATTTGT
- the LOC122043288 gene encoding uncharacterized protein LOC122043288 isoform X1 yields the protein MEQKKFLMSAIGVGLGVGIGLASGQAVGQWAAAPRSSSTSGLTPESLEQELRRQVVDWEDSGVTFDEFPYYLSEQTKVILTSTAYVHLKQTDILKYTRNLSPASRAILLSGPTELYQQMLVKALANYYKAKFLLLDVTDFSIKIQNKYGDSSRNKDVFVKKRSMSVTALEKISGLFESFSTVLQKEDPEGSFCKQSSWELTPRRSDCANNTQHRKTASLSADMDVHRSEGGSINTVPLQRTSCWSFDDKILIKSLYKVLITVSQISPTILYIRDVQDFISRSEKVYSLFDQLLTKLSGPVIIIGSRLLGTHKGCEDVDARVTTLFPYSVEVKPPEDETRLVTWISQLEKDTKAIQVQDNNNHITEVLAANDLECDDLGSICLSDMKALSTYIEEIVLTAVSYHLMNTKDPQYRNGKLVISSKSLSHGLSIFQENRHCGKDTIKLEVNVESGVGINGDNANASKGENNVISLLPENSEAGKSATVVKDGEATEVAPDNEFEKRIRPEVIPANEIGVTFDDIGALDEIKESLQELIMLPLKRPDLFNGGLLKPCRGILLFGPPGTGKTMLAKAIANDAGASFINVSMSTITSKWFGEDEKNVRALFSVAAKVSPTIIFVDEVDAMLGQRTRVGEHEAMRKIKNEFMTRWDGLLTKSGERILVLAATNRPFDLDEAIIRRFERRIMVGLPSPQSRELILKKLLSKEKVDGIDYKEVAMMTEGYSGSDLKNLCVTAAYRPVKELLQRERSKELEKEKENTGEGDSSSANSANTGENGETAVVLRPLNMDDLKQAKNQVSASFAAEGSVMNELKQWNDLYGEGGSRKRQQLTYFL from the exons ATGGAGCAGAAGAAATTTTTGATGTCGGCCATCGGGGTGGGGCTCGGCGTGGGGATCGGGTTGGCGTCGGGCCAGGCGGTAGGGCAATGGGCGGCGGCGCCGAGGTCGTCGTCGACTAGTGGCCTCACGCCGGAATCCCTCGAGCAGGAGCTGCGCCGGCAGGTGGTGGATTGGGAGGATAGTGGAGTTACCTTTGATGAGTTCCCTTATTACCTTAG TGAGCAGACCAAAGTTATACTGACAAGTACAGCCTATGTACATTTGAAACAAACAGACATATTGAAGTACACTAGGAACCTTTCTCCTGCAAGCCGTGCTATTTTGCTTTCAGGCCCTACAG AGCTTTATCAGCAGATGCTTGTGAAGGCTCTGGCCAACTACTACAAGGCTAAGTTTTTGTTGCTGGATGTGACTGATTTCTCCATTAAG ATTCAGAACAAATATGGTGACAGTTCCAGAAATAAAGATGTG TTTGTTAAGAAGAGATCTATGTCAGTCACAGCATTAGAGAAGATTTCTGGTTTATTTGAATCTTTTTCAACCGTTCTCCAGAAGGAGGATCCTGAAG GATCCTTCTGTAAGCAAAGCAGTTGGGAGTTGACGCCAAG AAGATCTGATTGTGCTAATAACACACAACATCGTAAGACTGCTTCACTCTCAGCTGATATGGATGTCCATAGATCTGAAGGCGGCTCTATAAATACAG TGCCCCTGCAACGAACCAGCTGCTGGTCTTTTGATGATAAAATTCTTATTAAGTCACTTTATAAG GTTCTCATTACGGTGTCTCAGATTAGTCCAACAATCCTTTACATAAGGGATGTTCAGGATTTCATTAGTAGATCAGAAAAAGTATATTCTTTATTTGATCAGCTGTTGACAAAGCTATCAGGGCCAGTGATAATAATTGGTTCGAGATTGTTAGGAACTCATAAAGGATGTGAAGATGTTGATGCAAGAGTTACTACTCTATTCCCTTACAGTGTAGAGGTTAAGCCTCCAGAAGATGAGACCCGTCTTGTTACTTGGATCTCCCAGTTAGAGAAAGATACCAAAGCTATTCAGGTTCAGGATAACAACAATCATATCACAGAGGTTCTCGCAGCAAATGATCTAGAATGTGATGACTTAGGTTCTATTTGTCTCTCAGATATGAAAGCTCTTAGTACGTACATAGAAGAGATTGTCTTGACAGCAGTTTCTTACCATCTGATGAATACCAAAGATCCTCAATATAGAAATGGGAAGCTTGTTATCTCTTCAAAGAG TTTATCACATGGCCTGAGTATTTTTCAAGAAAATAGGCACTGTGGCAAAGACACCATAAAGCTAGAAGTAAATGTTGAATCAGGG GTAGGGATAAATGGCGATAATGCAAATGCCTCAAAGGGGGAAAACAATGTCATTTCTTTATTGCCTGAAAACAGTGAGGCTGGGAAATCAGCAACAGTAGTTAAGGATGGCGAGGCTACG GAAGTTGCCCCAGACAATGAATTTGAAAAGCGGATCAGGCCAGAGGTCATTCCAGCTAATGAAATTGGAGTTACATTTGATGATATAGGTGCCTTGGATGAAATTAAAGAATCCCTCCAAGAACTGATCATGCTTCCTCTCAAACGACCGGACCTCTTTAATGGCGGTCTCCTGAAACCATGCAGAGGAATACTACTCTTTGGACCACCTGGTACAGGAAAGACAATGCTTGCCAAGGCCATAGCAAATGATGCAGGAGCTAGTTTTATTAATGTGTCTATGTCCACCATCACCTCCAAATGGTTTGGTGAAGATGAGAAGAACGTTAGAGCATTGTTTTCTGTTGCTGCAAAGGTTTCCCCTACTATCATTTTTGTGGATGAGGTTGATGCCATGCTCGGACAAAGAACTAGGGTAGGAGAGCATGAAGCAATGAGGAAGATCAAGAATGAGTTCATGACCCGCTGGGATGGACTTTTAACAAAATCTGGTGAAAGGATCCTTGTTCTTGCAGCAACAAACAGACCGTTTGATCTTGATGAAGCCATCATCAGAAGATTCGAGCGCAG GATTATGGTTGGACTACCATCCCCCCAAAGCAGGGAActaattttgaagaaacttctgTCAAAAGAAAAGGTAGATGGAATTGACTATAAGGAAGTTGCAATGATGACAGAGGGATATAGTGGTAGTGATCTTAAG AATCTATGCGTCACAGCAGCGTATCGTCCTGTTAAGGAGCTGCTTCAGAGAGAAAGATCTAAGGAATTG GAAAAGGAGAAGGAGAATACCGGTGAAGGTGACAGTTCATCAGCAAATTCAGCCAATACAGGAGAAAATGGCGAAACAGCAGTTGTCCTTAGGCCATTAAACATGGACGATCTGAAGCAAGCAAAGAACCAA GTTTCTGCTAGTTTTGCCGCGGAGGGTTCTGTGATGAACGAGCTGAAGCAATGGAATGATTTGT